A single window of Caldicellulosiruptor bescii DSM 6725 DNA harbors:
- a CDS encoding DUF1540 domain-containing protein — translation MPDRITCNVSDCMYWDNKRCTAPSIEVSVDGGGSSAQGTKEKTNCHTYQLRR, via the coding sequence ATGCCAGACAGAATCACATGCAATGTATCAGACTGCATGTACTGGGATAACAAAAGATGCACCGCTCCATCTATCGAAGTCTCTGTAGATGGCGGCGGGTCTTCTGCTCAGGGAACAAAAGAAAAAACAAATTGCCACACTTACCAGCTCAGAAGATAG
- a CDS encoding 4Fe-4S double cluster binding domain-containing protein, with product MLLEELKKMLISEGASDVGFSFINPYLPEELKIFKTCITVVIKLSDAIVNEIIDSPTFTYYHHYKTVNNLIDLLTLKGVLFLESEGYFAMSVAASQSVHGKDNGFSGVLSHKIGAVLSGMGFIGKSNLFVHERFGPRVRLGTILTTYKPENGIRNNIIKPKCGDCNLCVVSCPAQAIYGRTWYLGIKRNEMIDPHACSSYMKEKFKFIGRGQVCGICMRVCPYGSEVKR from the coding sequence ATGCTTTTAGAAGAGCTCAAAAAGATGTTAATTTCCGAGGGTGCAAGTGATGTAGGGTTTTCTTTTATAAATCCATACCTTCCAGAAGAGCTAAAGATATTTAAAACATGTATAACAGTGGTTATAAAGCTTTCAGATGCTATTGTCAACGAGATTATAGACTCACCGACGTTTACATACTATCATCACTACAAAACTGTAAACAACCTCATTGACCTTTTGACTTTAAAAGGTGTGCTGTTTTTAGAATCAGAAGGATATTTTGCCATGAGCGTTGCTGCATCACAAAGTGTCCACGGTAAGGACAATGGGTTTTCAGGTGTGCTGTCACACAAGATAGGAGCGGTACTGTCTGGCATGGGGTTTATTGGCAAGAGTAACCTCTTTGTTCATGAAAGATTTGGACCACGCGTGCGACTGGGTACAATTTTAACAACATATAAACCAGAAAATGGAATTAGAAATAATATTATTAAGCCAAAATGTGGAGATTGTAATCTTTGTGTTGTGAGCTGTCCTGCACAGGCAATCTACGGAAGGACATGGTATTTAGGTATTAAGAGAAACGAGATGATAGACCCCCATGCATGCAGCAGTTACATGAAGGAAAAGTTTAAATTCATCGGTCGTGGTCAGGTGTGCGGCATATGCATGAGGGTCTGTCCTTATGGAAGTGAAGTAAAAAGATAG
- the radA gene encoding DNA repair protein RadA, which yields MKTKSIYVCQECGFRTSKWLGRCPNCSSWDTFVLERMDQNKKETISITKENSAVLKLSNVSTKEERFLSGIEELDNVLGGGFVKGELILLGGEPGIGKSTLLLQVANILSERMKVLYVSGEEGANQLKLRAQRLNIDGNFDVVCETNFDLIKNIILETKPEFVIIDSIQTMYIPENQSAPGSVTQVRDVTMQLLKIAKTYKITAVIVGHVTKDGLIAGPRVLEHMVDCVLYFEGERFNTYRVIRAYKNRFGPTNQLGIFEMTDGGLVEVKNPSSIFLESSYNVEGVAIYSAIEGTRSILLEIQALVTPTSFGTPRRTVTGIDYNRCVMLCAVLEKKMGFALNVQDIYVNVAGGFKVSEPSADLAIVCAIASSYKGVPIGDTVLIGEVGLTGEIRAVSNIEKRLNEAKKLGFKRAIIPKRNMEAIQNDGMIEVFGMSNIEEVLNFIF from the coding sequence ATGAAAACAAAAAGCATTTATGTTTGCCAGGAGTGCGGCTTTAGAACCTCAAAATGGCTTGGAAGATGTCCAAACTGTTCAAGCTGGGATACCTTTGTGCTTGAAAGAATGGACCAAAACAAAAAAGAAACTATCTCTATTACAAAAGAGAATTCAGCAGTATTAAAACTTTCTAATGTCAGCACAAAAGAAGAAAGATTTTTATCTGGCATAGAAGAGCTGGACAATGTCCTTGGTGGCGGATTTGTAAAGGGAGAGCTCATTTTGCTTGGTGGTGAGCCGGGGATTGGAAAGTCAACTTTGCTTTTGCAGGTTGCAAATATATTAAGCGAAAGAATGAAGGTTTTATATGTATCAGGCGAGGAAGGAGCAAATCAGCTAAAACTTAGGGCTCAAAGGCTCAATATAGATGGGAATTTTGATGTTGTGTGTGAAACCAATTTTGATTTGATAAAAAATATTATCTTGGAAACAAAACCAGAGTTTGTTATAATTGATTCTATACAAACCATGTATATACCAGAAAACCAGTCAGCACCTGGAAGTGTAACCCAGGTCAGAGATGTGACAATGCAGCTTTTGAAAATTGCAAAGACGTATAAAATAACAGCTGTAATTGTGGGGCATGTCACAAAAGATGGTCTTATTGCAGGACCAAGGGTTTTGGAACACATGGTTGACTGTGTTTTGTATTTTGAAGGAGAGAGGTTTAACACTTATAGAGTAATCAGAGCTTACAAAAATAGATTTGGTCCTACAAACCAGCTTGGAATTTTTGAGATGACAGACGGTGGACTTGTTGAGGTAAAAAATCCTTCAAGCATTTTTTTGGAAAGCTCCTACAATGTTGAGGGTGTTGCTATTTACTCAGCAATAGAAGGAACAAGGTCTATTCTTTTAGAGATACAGGCACTTGTAACTCCAACATCTTTTGGCACGCCAAGAAGGACAGTGACTGGAATTGATTATAACAGATGCGTGATGCTCTGTGCTGTGCTTGAAAAGAAGATGGGATTTGCGTTAAATGTTCAGGATATATATGTAAATGTAGCAGGTGGATTTAAGGTTTCAGAGCCCTCAGCAGACCTTGCTATTGTATGTGCCATAGCTTCAAGTTATAAAGGGGTTCCCATTGGAGATACTGTATTAATAGGTGAAGTGGGTTTGACAGGCGAGATTAGAGCTGTGTCTAATATAGAAAAAAGATTGAATGAAGCAAAAAAGCTGGGATTTAAAAGAGCAATAATTCCAAAAAGAAATATGGAAGCGATCCAAAATGATGGTATGATTGAAGTCTTTGGTATGTCAAATATAGAGGAAGTCTTGAATTTTATATTTTAG